One Actinospica robiniae DSM 44927 genomic region harbors:
- a CDS encoding MFS transporter, with product MRVLITAYFLLDGFVFANWVVRVPQIKAHVGASAGMLGLALLGVSVGAIATMTITGRLCRRFGTRPVAFATSLLLACSVALPGVMPNVATLAATLFVFGAAWGGMNVAINSAAVDIIGELDRPVMPAFHAAYSLGGLLGSVVGGAVADYASARVHLAAVGAASLVAAIGIGVPLLRCPALSTELRRASEPTTTLATDVAAPDSAEQIPSTPHEAHVARQVNIVVAIFSIIVLCSSFGEGAMADWGALHLRTDLHTSAGLAAAGYASFSVAMFVGRLSGSWVLRKIGRTAVLAGGGLLAAAGMLGAALLPQLPVVLIGFVLVGIGLSNSFPAAVGQAGVLRGPSGVATASTVGYGGFLTGPPLIGFLADRLGLPIALTSISVLAALAAAIALLTAHQVKQAESLSRGEAATALV from the coding sequence ATGCGCGTGCTGATCACGGCGTACTTCCTGTTGGACGGTTTCGTCTTCGCCAACTGGGTCGTGCGGGTGCCGCAGATCAAGGCGCACGTCGGGGCATCGGCGGGGATGCTCGGCCTGGCCCTGCTCGGTGTGTCGGTGGGCGCGATCGCGACCATGACCATCACCGGCCGTCTCTGCCGCCGCTTCGGTACGCGCCCGGTGGCGTTCGCGACCTCGCTGCTGCTCGCCTGCTCGGTCGCGCTGCCGGGCGTCATGCCCAACGTGGCCACGCTCGCCGCGACGCTCTTCGTATTCGGCGCGGCCTGGGGCGGCATGAACGTCGCCATCAACAGCGCGGCGGTCGACATCATCGGCGAGCTCGACCGGCCGGTCATGCCCGCGTTCCACGCCGCGTACAGCCTCGGCGGCCTGCTCGGCTCGGTGGTCGGCGGAGCCGTCGCCGACTACGCCAGCGCCCGCGTCCACCTCGCCGCCGTCGGTGCCGCGTCGCTCGTCGCCGCGATCGGCATCGGCGTCCCGCTGCTGCGCTGCCCCGCGCTGAGCACCGAGCTGCGTCGCGCCTCCGAGCCGACCACGACCCTGGCCACCGACGTCGCCGCTCCCGACTCCGCCGAGCAGATCCCCTCGACGCCGCACGAGGCCCACGTCGCGCGCCAGGTGAACATCGTCGTGGCGATATTCAGCATCATCGTGCTCTGTTCCTCCTTCGGCGAGGGCGCGATGGCGGACTGGGGAGCGCTGCACCTGCGCACCGATCTGCACACCAGCGCGGGCCTCGCCGCGGCGGGCTACGCGAGCTTCTCGGTGGCGATGTTCGTCGGGCGCCTGTCCGGCTCGTGGGTGCTGCGCAAGATAGGCCGCACGGCGGTCCTCGCCGGCGGCGGCCTGCTGGCGGCCGCGGGAATGCTGGGAGCGGCGCTGCTGCCCCAGCTGCCGGTGGTGCTGATCGGCTTCGTGCTGGTGGGCATCGGCCTGTCGAACTCGTTCCCCGCCGCCGTCGGCCAGGCGGGCGTGCTGCGCGGCCCGTCCGGCGTGGCCACCGCCTCGACCGTCGGCTACGGCGGCTTCCTCACCGGCCCGCCCCTGATCGGCTTCCTGGCCGACCGCCTCGGCCTCCCCATCGCGCTCACCAGCATCTCCGTCCTCGCCGCACTCGCCGCCGCGATCGCCCTGCTGACGGCGCACCAGGTCAAGCAGGCCGAGAGCCTGAGCCGCGGCGAAGCCGCCACCGCCCTGGTCTGA
- a CDS encoding nucleoside deaminase: protein MTSQDSAHGTWDALDRPWRVAIEAAWQSYREGGIAVGAVLTAGDGAVISAGRNQRFSGQAQGLLAHAEMEALGAMPPAKQRAIDNILYTTLSPCPMCLGAIVVARVGQVHIGAVDPTWHGIEKLPSLNVEVQRRWPRMHGPLPGPLGTWLAIAPCLNTSGSLLRALEATAPTDAALARAVDLRYRESTLLPGTALEALEHVWDLVSDRGGRGERMSR, encoded by the coding sequence GTGACATCGCAAGACTCGGCGCACGGAACATGGGATGCCCTCGATAGGCCCTGGCGTGTCGCCATCGAGGCGGCCTGGCAGTCATACCGCGAAGGGGGCATCGCGGTGGGCGCGGTGCTGACCGCCGGCGACGGCGCGGTCATCAGTGCCGGCCGAAACCAGCGGTTCTCCGGTCAGGCCCAGGGTCTGCTGGCGCATGCGGAGATGGAAGCGCTGGGCGCAATGCCTCCGGCCAAGCAGCGCGCGATCGACAACATCCTCTACACCACTCTCTCGCCGTGCCCGATGTGCCTGGGCGCCATTGTCGTCGCGCGAGTCGGCCAAGTGCACATCGGGGCCGTCGACCCGACGTGGCACGGCATCGAGAAACTGCCCAGCCTCAACGTCGAGGTGCAGCGCCGCTGGCCGCGCATGCACGGCCCGTTGCCCGGGCCACTCGGCACCTGGCTGGCGATCGCACCGTGTCTGAACACCAGCGGATCGCTATTGCGGGCGCTGGAAGCCACCGCGCCGACGGACGCCGCCTTGGCCCGAGCAGTGGATCTCCGATACCGCGAGAGCACGCTCCTTCCCGGCACCGCGCTCGAAGCCTTGGAGCACGTCTGGGATCTGGTATCAGATCGTGGCGGCCGC
- a CDS encoding TetR family transcriptional regulator: MDSADFQRARSPEAKRQREAAILDAARALAARQGIRQITLTDIAAEVGMHKSALLRYFETREEIFLRLTADGWHEWTRDLAARIRVLPDPGPAAVAGAFAATLAARGMFCDLLAQAPLNLERNVSIEAVRGFKLASFDARKDLFAALGERLPALAAADALDLIGAAIALAGAFWQIATPGPEVARLYREDPRLAHAIVEVEPRLARILTATLEGMLHGAARGYCPDGPSGSAGASGSSVK; the protein is encoded by the coding sequence ATGGACTCCGCGGACTTCCAGCGCGCCCGCTCGCCCGAGGCGAAGCGGCAGCGTGAGGCCGCCATCCTCGACGCCGCCCGGGCGCTGGCCGCCCGGCAGGGGATCCGGCAGATCACGCTCACCGACATCGCCGCCGAGGTGGGCATGCACAAGTCGGCGCTGCTGCGCTACTTCGAGACGCGGGAGGAGATCTTCCTGCGGCTGACCGCGGACGGCTGGCACGAGTGGACCCGCGACCTGGCCGCCCGTATCAGAGTCCTGCCGGATCCGGGCCCGGCCGCGGTGGCCGGCGCGTTCGCCGCGACGCTCGCCGCCCGCGGCATGTTCTGCGACCTGCTCGCGCAGGCGCCGCTGAACCTCGAGCGCAACGTCTCGATCGAGGCGGTCCGCGGCTTCAAGCTGGCCTCCTTCGACGCGCGCAAGGACCTGTTCGCCGCGCTCGGGGAGCGGCTGCCCGCGCTCGCCGCGGCCGACGCGCTCGACCTGATCGGCGCCGCCATCGCGCTGGCCGGGGCGTTCTGGCAGATCGCCACGCCCGGTCCCGAGGTCGCCCGGCTCTACCGCGAGGATCCGCGGCTCGCGCACGCCATCGTCGAGGTCGAACCGCGGCTCGCCCGGATCCTCACCGCGACGCTGGAGGGCATGCTGCACGGCGCGGCGCGCGGCTACTGCCCGGATGGGCCTTCCGGCTCCGCGGGCGCCTCCGGCTCGAGCGTGAAGTAG
- a CDS encoding radical SAM protein — protein MVAEQEATAVGTTRELERMMAAFPDLPVEAVIKQDILRQGLAFSPDALRVASGYKPKDYFIFTFDLVPVAEMAKHANFRAPEEIRMTGGPYDLRRTIVSTRVAPDSPYRVELDEGRLALVCEGRLLAEVEFPPIPEYYRHTLSSGRSISQIAPAIEWGYLVYLTVYRLCQYWGRDEECRFCDLNENFRQQRANGREYTPVKELDDIVEAMTLINEHDTVTKAYTVTGGSITRKLDGMREGEFYARFAEAIESRFPGRWIPKAVVQALPLDEVKMLWDAGYRIYHPNYEVWDPELFSWICPGKERYVGRDAWVQRILDAAEVFGPSHVIPNFVGGVEMAQPHGFTDVDRAIASTAEGLEFFMSHGVVPRFTTWCPEPTSNLGRQDGPPLEYFIKLLYVWRETFERHKLPVPPGYGKPGPGNAEFSVSAFMDVIRTP, from the coding sequence ATGGTCGCCGAGCAGGAGGCAACGGCCGTCGGGACGACGCGCGAGCTGGAGCGCATGATGGCGGCGTTCCCGGACCTTCCGGTCGAGGCCGTGATCAAGCAGGACATCCTGCGGCAGGGTCTGGCCTTCAGCCCGGACGCGCTGCGGGTGGCCAGCGGGTACAAGCCGAAGGACTACTTCATCTTCACCTTCGACCTCGTGCCGGTGGCGGAGATGGCCAAGCACGCGAACTTCCGCGCGCCGGAGGAGATCCGGATGACCGGCGGGCCCTACGACCTGCGCCGGACCATCGTCTCGACCCGGGTCGCGCCGGACAGCCCGTACCGGGTGGAGCTGGACGAGGGCAGGCTGGCGCTGGTCTGCGAAGGCCGGCTGCTCGCCGAGGTGGAGTTCCCGCCGATCCCGGAGTACTACCGTCACACTCTCTCCTCCGGACGCAGCATCAGCCAGATCGCGCCGGCCATCGAATGGGGCTACCTCGTCTATCTGACGGTCTACCGGCTGTGCCAGTACTGGGGCCGGGACGAGGAGTGCCGCTTCTGCGACCTGAACGAGAACTTCCGCCAGCAGCGCGCGAACGGGCGTGAGTACACGCCGGTCAAGGAGCTCGACGACATCGTCGAGGCGATGACGCTGATCAACGAGCACGACACCGTCACCAAGGCCTACACGGTGACCGGCGGCTCGATCACCCGCAAGCTCGACGGCATGCGCGAGGGCGAGTTCTACGCCCGCTTCGCCGAGGCGATCGAGTCGCGCTTCCCGGGCCGCTGGATCCCCAAGGCCGTCGTCCAGGCGCTGCCGCTGGACGAGGTGAAGATGCTCTGGGACGCCGGGTACCGCATCTACCACCCGAACTACGAGGTCTGGGACCCCGAGCTGTTCAGCTGGATCTGCCCGGGCAAGGAGCGCTACGTAGGGCGCGACGCCTGGGTGCAGCGCATCCTGGACGCGGCCGAGGTGTTCGGGCCCAGCCACGTCATCCCCAACTTCGTCGGCGGCGTCGAGATGGCGCAACCGCACGGCTTCACCGACGTCGACCGGGCGATCGCCTCGACCGCCGAGGGCCTCGAGTTCTTCATGAGCCACGGCGTGGTCCCGCGCTTCACCACCTGGTGCCCGGAGCCGACGAGCAACCTCGGCCGCCAGGACGGGCCGCCGCTGGAGTACTTCATCAAGCTGCTGTACGTCTGGCGCGAGACGTTCGAGCGGCACAAGCTGCCGGTGCCGCCCGGGTACGGCAAGCCCGGCCCCGGCAACGCAGAGTTCTCGGTGAGCGCCTTCATGGACGTCATCCGGACGCCGTAA
- a CDS encoding elongation factor G, whose amino-acid sequence MSSTLNIGVLAHVDAGKTSLTERLLFQAGAIDRLGSVDGGDTQTDSLALERRRGITIKSAVVALTAADGPGPRITLVDTPGHADFIAEVERALRALDGVVLVVSAVEGVQAQTRVLMRTIARLGLPTLIFANKTDRAGAREESLLSEIREKLTDRAVALTTVEGIGTASARTSGRPLNRLGEFLADGDDAFLARYLDDAVAFTDLDYHDELARQVADARAYPVYFGSAATGAGVAELTTAIRELLPARSLRPDGPLRGTVFKIDRGRAGEKIAYARLDGGALTPYQHVSYFRRGGSGAVEERVGRITAVEGREAGQVARISGLKDVRIGDRLGNADGLALDGFFAPPSLESVVTPRDPGRAGALFSALEQLAEADPYIAVRRDDTSHAIYLRLYGEVQKEVIETTLAEEFGIEVGFSPSRTISIERVAGVGSWVQERRPDERIFDLATVGLRIEPGVPGSGLAYGLEVELGALPLSFHTAIEESVRKTLLTGPHGWEITDCRVTVTDTAQFPTSTAGHFRTMAALALTKAIAEAGTVVCEPVNRFELDFPADSASRVLARLIAARAVPDEPKAGRSIWQLTGTIPAANVAGFEQELRGLTRGEGVFLSELDSYRPC is encoded by the coding sequence TTGAGCAGTACCCTGAACATCGGCGTCCTGGCACACGTCGACGCCGGTAAGACCAGCCTGACCGAGCGCCTGCTGTTCCAGGCGGGCGCCATCGACCGCCTCGGCAGCGTCGACGGCGGCGACACCCAGACCGACTCGCTCGCGCTGGAGCGCCGGCGCGGCATCACCATCAAGTCCGCGGTGGTGGCGCTGACCGCCGCGGACGGGCCAGGCCCGCGTATCACTCTGGTCGACACGCCCGGGCACGCCGACTTCATCGCCGAGGTCGAGCGCGCTCTGCGGGCGCTCGACGGCGTCGTCCTTGTCGTCTCGGCGGTCGAGGGCGTGCAGGCGCAGACCCGCGTGCTCATGCGTACGATCGCCCGACTCGGCCTGCCGACCCTGATCTTCGCCAACAAGACCGACCGGGCCGGTGCCCGCGAGGAGTCGTTGCTGAGTGAGATCCGGGAGAAGCTGACGGACCGTGCCGTCGCTCTGACCACGGTCGAGGGGATCGGGACGGCCTCGGCGCGCACGTCGGGCCGTCCGCTGAACCGGCTCGGCGAGTTCCTGGCGGACGGAGACGACGCCTTCCTCGCCCGCTACCTGGACGACGCCGTCGCCTTCACCGACCTCGACTACCACGACGAGCTCGCCCGACAGGTGGCTGACGCCCGGGCGTACCCCGTCTACTTCGGGTCCGCGGCTACCGGCGCGGGCGTGGCGGAGCTCACCACAGCTATCAGGGAGCTGCTTCCGGCGCGGAGCCTGCGCCCGGACGGTCCGTTGCGGGGGACCGTTTTCAAGATCGACCGCGGACGTGCGGGGGAGAAGATCGCCTACGCCCGCCTCGACGGCGGCGCGCTGACGCCCTACCAGCACGTCTCCTACTTCCGCCGCGGCGGATCAGGCGCGGTCGAGGAGCGCGTCGGCCGTATCACCGCCGTGGAAGGGCGCGAGGCCGGCCAGGTCGCGCGGATCTCCGGGCTCAAGGACGTGCGGATCGGCGACCGGCTCGGGAACGCGGACGGACTGGCCTTGGACGGGTTCTTCGCGCCGCCGAGCTTGGAATCCGTGGTCACGCCGCGAGATCCGGGCCGGGCCGGGGCCCTGTTCTCCGCGCTGGAGCAGCTGGCCGAGGCCGACCCGTACATCGCCGTGAGACGGGATGACACCAGCCACGCGATCTACCTCCGCCTCTACGGCGAGGTGCAGAAGGAGGTCATCGAGACCACGCTGGCCGAGGAGTTCGGGATCGAGGTGGGCTTCAGCCCGTCCCGCACGATCTCCATCGAGCGGGTCGCCGGCGTCGGCTCCTGGGTCCAGGAACGACGCCCGGACGAGCGCATCTTCGACCTCGCGACCGTGGGCCTGCGCATCGAGCCGGGCGTGCCCGGCTCCGGCCTGGCCTACGGCCTCGAAGTCGAGCTCGGGGCCCTGCCGCTCTCCTTCCACACCGCGATCGAGGAGTCGGTCCGCAAGACCCTGCTCACCGGGCCGCACGGCTGGGAGATCACCGATTGCCGGGTCACCGTCACCGACACGGCGCAGTTCCCGACTTCCACCGCCGGACACTTCCGCACCATGGCCGCGCTCGCCCTGACCAAGGCGATCGCGGAGGCCGGAACAGTGGTCTGCGAACCGGTCAACCGCTTCGAGCTCGACTTCCCGGCCGACAGCGCGAGCCGGGTGCTCGCGCGCCTGATCGCCGCCCGCGCCGTGCCGGACGAGCCGAAGGCCGGGCGGTCGATCTGGCAGCTGACCGGCACCATCCCGGCGGCGAACGTCGCCGGGTTCGAGCAGGAGCTTCGAGGTCTGACACGCGGCGAGGGCGTGTTCCTCAGTGAGCTGGATTCGTATCGCCCGTGCTGA
- a CDS encoding MFS transporter codes for MSGSIDTAPATAAADPTRRRLLTYGVGSVGTGIFSTVPGLLLLYYMTDTLAVPAGVAGLVVTLPKAWDAVFNPYVGAASDREAVRSGRRSRLLLAGALALPPAFALMFLSPATGSGAVAWITVAFVLAASTYALFQVPYVALPTEMSPDPAVRTRIMGWRIVSLTIGILVAGGLAPAVVNAAGKGRTGYALMGGVVGAVLVVVLVTAARGTRWVASRPGPEPLSLPAAFRAARGNRSFFALLTAFVIQAAGTAVMLAAAPYVATYRLDNYGLTSALFVCLVAPSAVAVPLWHKAARRYGRLRCLVVATAGYAIGAVALCPVAAAAQVPGTLALCAVLGICYAALQLLPLSLLPDTIVADAGRTGHTQSGAFTGLWTAAETAGLALGPGAYALGLAATGFVSSTLKHPVAQTALARTGLLAGFSLIPAVLMLVSLPALLAYGRRRKELHP; via the coding sequence ATGAGCGGGTCCATAGACACGGCGCCCGCTACGGCCGCGGCCGATCCGACGCGCCGACGCCTGCTGACCTACGGCGTCGGCTCGGTCGGCACCGGCATTTTCTCCACGGTGCCCGGCCTGCTCCTGCTCTATTACATGACCGACACGCTCGCCGTTCCGGCCGGTGTCGCAGGCCTCGTCGTCACCCTCCCCAAGGCCTGGGACGCCGTCTTCAACCCGTACGTCGGAGCCGCGAGCGACCGCGAGGCGGTGCGTTCCGGCCGTCGCTCGCGGTTGCTGCTCGCAGGCGCGTTGGCGCTGCCACCGGCGTTCGCGTTGATGTTCCTGTCCCCCGCGACCGGCTCCGGCGCCGTAGCCTGGATCACCGTCGCGTTCGTGCTCGCAGCCAGCACCTACGCGCTCTTTCAGGTCCCTTATGTAGCGCTGCCGACCGAGATGTCGCCGGATCCGGCCGTGCGCACGCGGATCATGGGCTGGCGCATCGTGAGCCTGACCATCGGGATCCTCGTCGCCGGCGGCCTCGCGCCGGCCGTCGTCAACGCCGCCGGCAAGGGCCGGACCGGCTACGCCCTGATGGGCGGTGTCGTCGGCGCCGTGCTGGTGGTCGTCCTCGTGACCGCCGCACGTGGCACGCGCTGGGTCGCCTCGCGTCCGGGCCCCGAGCCGCTCTCGCTGCCGGCCGCATTCCGTGCGGCACGCGGCAATCGGTCGTTCTTCGCGCTGCTGACCGCCTTCGTCATCCAGGCTGCCGGCACTGCGGTAATGCTCGCGGCCGCGCCGTACGTCGCCACCTACCGGCTCGATAACTATGGGTTGACATCAGCTCTCTTTGTCTGTCTCGTCGCCCCGAGTGCGGTCGCGGTTCCCTTGTGGCACAAGGCAGCGCGCCGCTACGGCCGCCTGCGCTGTCTGGTCGTCGCGACCGCCGGCTACGCGATCGGCGCAGTCGCGCTCTGCCCGGTCGCGGCCGCCGCGCAGGTGCCGGGGACCCTCGCGCTGTGCGCCGTGCTCGGAATCTGCTACGCCGCACTGCAATTGCTCCCGCTGTCTCTGCTCCCTGACACGATCGTCGCCGACGCCGGCCGGACCGGCCACACCCAGTCCGGCGCGTTCACCGGCCTGTGGACCGCTGCGGAGACGGCCGGGCTGGCGCTCGGCCCCGGCGCGTACGCCCTCGGGCTCGCCGCAACCGGCTTCGTCTCCTCCACCCTGAAGCACCCCGTCGCCCAGACCGCGCTCGCGCGCACCGGACTCCTCGCAGGCTTCAGCCTCATCCCCGCTGTGCTGATGCTCGTGTCCCTGCCCGCGCTGCTCGCCTATGGACGGCGTCGAAAGGAACTGCACCCATGA
- a CDS encoding SDR family NAD(P)-dependent oxidoreductase: protein MEQNAQTQTWFVTGSSRGLGRALVRAALAAGDRVAATARRPEQLQGLVDEFGDRILPLALDVTDPAAARAALAAARERFGRIDVLVNNAGYANIAPIETAEDADVREQFETNFWGVYNVTKAAIPLLREQKGGLVIQISSMGGRVGGSPGVASYQAAKFAIDGFSRVLRVETAPFGVKVLVVEPSGIRTDWAGSSMNVAEVPEAYAETVGAMHTRVRRNSGGMAGDPERAAAILLQVAKRSDLPEHLPLGAFAAESSIALDRRLLEDDLKWREVSRSADFDEPFPAEFPPDAVES, encoded by the coding sequence ATGGAACAGAACGCACAGACCCAGACCTGGTTCGTCACCGGCTCCTCCCGCGGCCTCGGCCGCGCCCTCGTCCGCGCCGCTCTGGCCGCCGGCGACCGCGTCGCCGCCACCGCCCGCCGGCCCGAGCAGCTCCAGGGGCTGGTGGACGAGTTCGGCGACCGGATCCTCCCGCTCGCCTTGGACGTGACCGACCCGGCCGCCGCGCGAGCCGCCCTGGCCGCGGCCCGCGAGCGCTTCGGCCGGATCGACGTGCTGGTGAACAACGCCGGCTACGCCAACATCGCGCCGATCGAGACCGCCGAGGACGCCGACGTGCGCGAGCAGTTCGAGACCAACTTCTGGGGCGTCTACAACGTCACGAAGGCGGCGATTCCGCTGCTGCGCGAGCAGAAGGGCGGCCTGGTCATCCAGATCTCCTCGATGGGCGGGCGCGTCGGCGGCTCCCCCGGCGTCGCCTCCTACCAGGCCGCGAAGTTCGCCATCGACGGCTTCAGCCGCGTCCTGCGCGTCGAGACCGCCCCGTTCGGCGTGAAGGTCCTGGTGGTCGAGCCGAGCGGGATCCGCACCGACTGGGCGGGCTCGTCGATGAACGTGGCCGAGGTGCCGGAGGCCTACGCCGAGACCGTCGGCGCCATGCACACCCGTGTCCGCCGGAACTCGGGCGGCATGGCCGGTGACCCGGAACGCGCAGCCGCGATCCTGCTGCAGGTGGCCAAGCGCTCCGACCTGCCCGAACACCTGCCGCTCGGCGCCTTCGCGGCCGAGAGCTCCATCGCGCTGGACCGGCGGCTGCTCGAGGACGACCTCAAGTGGCGCGAGGTCAGCCGCTCGGCCGACTTCGACGAGCCCTTCCCGGCCGAGTTCCCGCCGGACGCCGTCGAGTCCTGA
- a CDS encoding pyridoxal phosphate-dependent decarboxylase family protein has protein sequence MTVPSFPDTGRPVAELLAELDALKADDLPTRGENVTAYVYDSGRPEVRKAAERAYLAMLEINSLDPTAFPSTVALERSVVAAVASRLGGDEATPGIFTSGGTESIMLAVKAARDARPEIAHPRMVIPVTAHAAFHKAGAYLRVAVDTVPVDPATFLADPQAMAAACTDDTVLIVASAPSYAQGVVDPVEAIASLAAERGIPCHVDACVGGWLLPWLAEAGADIPAFDLSVPGVTSISCDLHKFGYAPKGASVVLFRDTAMRMAAYYACASWPGYPVVNSTVQSSKGAGPLAGAWATLQALGAEGYRELGREALEATRRLVAGIERIEGLEVLGKPQATLVAIGSSTLDLFELADRSRERGFFLQPQMAVDGLPASVHVTLTGVSARGVEGMLTVLAEAADEVRSQGPAKPPAELAELVGLLDLAGMDDATFASLLPAAGWDPAPTGSPAMAAINNLLNVLEPREREMIIKRFVSVLYSPYLSTGDTNPAH, from the coding sequence ATGACCGTGCCCAGCTTTCCGGACACCGGCCGCCCCGTCGCCGAGCTGCTCGCCGAACTCGACGCGCTCAAGGCCGACGACCTGCCCACGCGCGGCGAGAACGTCACCGCCTACGTCTACGACTCCGGCCGCCCGGAGGTCCGCAAGGCAGCGGAACGCGCGTACCTGGCGATGCTGGAGATCAACAGTCTCGACCCGACAGCCTTCCCGAGCACCGTCGCGTTGGAGCGTTCCGTCGTCGCGGCCGTGGCCTCGCGGCTCGGCGGCGATGAGGCGACGCCGGGCATCTTCACCAGCGGCGGCACGGAGTCGATCATGTTGGCGGTCAAGGCCGCGCGCGACGCCCGCCCCGAGATCGCGCACCCGCGCATGGTGATCCCGGTGACGGCCCACGCCGCGTTCCACAAGGCGGGTGCGTACCTGCGCGTCGCCGTCGACACCGTGCCGGTGGATCCCGCCACCTTCCTGGCCGATCCGCAGGCGATGGCCGCGGCGTGCACCGATGACACGGTCCTGATCGTGGCATCAGCACCCTCCTACGCCCAGGGTGTCGTCGATCCGGTCGAGGCCATCGCGTCGCTCGCCGCCGAGCGCGGGATACCGTGCCACGTCGACGCGTGCGTCGGAGGCTGGCTGCTGCCTTGGCTGGCGGAGGCGGGTGCAGACATCCCCGCATTCGATCTGTCCGTCCCCGGCGTCACCTCGATCTCCTGCGACCTGCACAAGTTCGGCTACGCCCCGAAGGGCGCCTCCGTCGTGCTGTTCCGCGACACGGCGATGCGCATGGCCGCGTACTACGCCTGCGCGTCGTGGCCGGGCTACCCCGTCGTCAACAGCACCGTCCAGAGCAGCAAGGGCGCGGGTCCGCTCGCCGGAGCGTGGGCGACGCTGCAGGCGCTCGGCGCAGAGGGGTACCGCGAACTCGGACGCGAAGCCCTGGAAGCGACCCGCCGCCTCGTCGCCGGAATCGAGCGGATCGAAGGGCTCGAAGTACTCGGCAAGCCGCAGGCGACGCTCGTGGCGATCGGCTCCTCCACGCTCGACCTGTTCGAGCTCGCCGACCGCTCCCGCGAGCGCGGTTTCTTCCTGCAGCCGCAGATGGCGGTGGACGGCTTGCCGGCCAGCGTGCACGTGACGCTGACCGGCGTGAGCGCCCGCGGCGTCGAAGGCATGCTGACGGTGCTGGCCGAGGCGGCGGACGAGGTGCGTTCGCAGGGGCCTGCCAAGCCCCCGGCCGAACTGGCGGAGCTGGTCGGCCTGCTGGACCTGGCCGGCATGGACGACGCCACCTTCGCCTCGCTGCTTCCGGCCGCGGGCTGGGATCCCGCCCCGACCGGAAGCCCGGCGATGGCCGCCATCAACAATCTGCTGAACGTGCTCGAGCCGCGAGAGCGAGAGATGATCATCAAGCGGTTCGTCTCCGTGCTCTACAGCCCGTATCTCAGCACGGGCGATACGAATCCAGCTCACTGA
- a CDS encoding TetR/AcrR family transcriptional regulator, giving the protein MPDPKQPPPSDDSRERVIAAATALFAEHGYDGTSTRQIANQVGLNVATVAYHAGSKAELYQEVMRRAYAAEAQHLAGALAAFHSSAAADAAEAVRSLVGAYIDFCLANAHVPALWMRRWLSDAAEVIGPEAEYAKPLIDAVREAVEGALPDVAARTDVEMTVWTVLWMTHGFCCSGVLDKDGVRRGPGDAQAVDRFRAHLVGLALRELGLGGAP; this is encoded by the coding sequence ATGCCCGACCCGAAGCAACCCCCGCCGAGCGACGACAGCCGGGAACGCGTCATCGCCGCAGCTACCGCGCTGTTCGCGGAACACGGCTACGACGGCACCTCGACCCGCCAGATCGCCAACCAGGTCGGGCTGAACGTCGCCACCGTCGCCTACCACGCGGGCTCCAAGGCGGAGCTCTACCAGGAGGTGATGCGCCGGGCGTATGCCGCGGAGGCACAGCACCTCGCCGGCGCGCTGGCCGCGTTCCACTCTTCGGCCGCCGCGGACGCCGCCGAAGCAGTCCGCTCGCTCGTCGGCGCGTACATCGACTTCTGTCTCGCCAACGCGCACGTCCCGGCACTGTGGATGCGCCGCTGGCTCTCCGACGCGGCCGAGGTGATCGGCCCGGAGGCCGAATACGCCAAGCCGCTGATCGACGCGGTCCGCGAGGCGGTGGAAGGGGCACTGCCCGACGTCGCCGCCCGTACGGACGTCGAGATGACAGTCTGGACGGTGTTGTGGATGACGCACGGGTTCTGCTGCTCCGGCGTCCTCGACAAGGACGGCGTGCGACGCGGCCCGGGCGACGCGCAAGCCGTGGACCGGTTCCGCGCGCATCTCGTGGGCCTCGCGCTGCGAGAACTCGGTCTCGGCGGCGCGCCATGA